The genomic segment TAGGACTTTTCCTGTTCCGTATTTCTTGTGGCTTACCTTTTTAGTTGTTGTCTCATTTATTTCTTCAACTACTGGTAATTCCACTTCTTCAGTAACCGAAACTTCTTCTTTCTTTCCTTGAGCCTTTGCTTCTTGAATTTGTTTTTTAAGTTCTTGAAGATTTACATTATTATTTTTAACCTTATCATCTTGGATTAATTTCTCTGGAATCATATGAATATATCTACTTTCTCCAGGGGCTGCCTTTTGATAATCTGGATTTGTATAATAAGACAACTCTAAGTAATCTTTTGCCCTTGTAATTCCAACAAAAAATAATCTTTGTTCCTCTTCTTCCTCCATATCCCTTGTATGAAGTGGAATTAGCCCATAATTAACTCCTGTAATAAACACATAGGAAAATTCCAATCCTTTAGAGGCATGTAATGTCATAAGCTTAACGGAATCTATATCGCTATTTATATCTTTCTTTAAAATATTTACCCCATATAAAGCTGATGAATTTATAAACTCTCTGAGTCCATCTAAAAAAGGAATTTGTTTTTCTTTCACATATTCTATGATTATATCAAGCAAAGCATTTATAGCTTCTTTATCATCTATATATGTAGCTGAAGTTGGCTTTATATATTTATCAAATTCAAAATAATTATAAATCTCTTCTGCCATCTTAATTTCAGAACATTTACTAATAAATTCATGCATCTTTTCTAGTAGTTCTGATTTAATTATGTTCTGCTCTTTAACTATTTTTCTTGCGGTCTTTTCTGTCATTTTCTCTCCATATTCTTTATTGCTAAGAACATAAATTGCAGATGAAAAATCATTAGGATTTACGCAAAAGCGAAATAGTTTAATAATCCAATTTAGCACTGGACTGTCACTTATGGTTTTCTTCATTGATACTTCAAAAGGAATATCATTTTTTAAAAACACATCTTCAAAGACCTGAGACTGGTTTTGCAGTCTATAAAAAATTGCAATTTCCTTATAAGGCACACCTGATTTATGTATTTCCTTGATCTTATCTGCCAAATAACATGCTTCATTAAAAGGATTATAATGATTTTTAACTATGATTTTATTTTCAGTTTCTCTAGCACCCATTAAGCGGCTTCCATTTTGCTGAAAACATCTTGCAGCTTCTAAAATAGCATTACTTGAACGATAATTTATTGGAAGAGAAAGCTCCTTTGCATTATATTTATGCTTTAAGGTATAAACCACATTTAAAGAACTTCCACGCCAGCTGTAAATAACCTGATTTGGATCACCAACTGCAAATAATTTAGTATTTTCACCTTTTAACTTATCAATAAAATCAAGCTGTATTTTATCGCTGTCTTGAACCTCATCGATAATAATCCATTTTGGTTCTATTTTATGCTCACCTAATAATAAATTTGCATTTTGCAATATATCTGAAAAGGACATCTTATTTTGTTTTATCTTCTCTTCCTTTAGTAGCTCTACAAGCTTAAAGATATCATCATCATAAGGCGAAATCTTTTCCTCTTCCTTCTCAATAACCATAGCTTGCTCAAGTCTCTTTTTTAAACGGTTCTTATATTTGATCTTGAGCTTTTCTTCTTGGATTATCTGCAAGGCAATGTCTAATTCCTCATCTGGCTCTATTACTAAAAAGTCTTTTTCATATCTTATTTTTTCAATTGGCAATACTTCTTTAAGTAGATTAAGAGCAACACTATGAAAGGTTCCAAAGCCCTCTAATTCCTCTGATTTTATACTCTCATCAGAAGCCATTAATCTTTCTTTAATTTCATTTGCAGCTTTATTAGTAAAAGTTAATACAATCATATCTTTATAACTGATATTTTTTGCATAATGAAGATACACAATTTTTGAAATCAAAACTGTTGTTTTTCCACTTCCAACATTTGCATTTACAACACATGCATCACTTTCATCAAGTACTGCTTCTCTTTGATATTCATTTAATCTTTCTAGCTCTTTTTCATAATGCATGTTATTCTCCTATTCTGTAAGATCTTCATATCTTCTTTGTAATTTACTTTTTACATTATTTCTATCTTTATCTATCTCTTCAAGTCTGACACTTAATTCAATTCCCATTGGAGCATCTGTATGGAAAGAAATAATATTTATTATGCTCTTTTTATTACTTTCTTCCATTACCCATTCTCTATAAAATGCATTGTTTAAAACTAAAATTAAAGTACGATTATCTATTTCCACCTTAGGGATTGTACTTAAAAATTTTGCAAATGCATCTCCATTCTCCTGCATATACTCACAGAATTCTTTCCATTTTTCCTGTAATTCATTAAACTTAAATGCTTTCTTAATAAAGGTTGCTGGAGCATATTGTGCTAACTTAATATCCTTTGGTGCCTCTATTTCCTCTAATAAATTCTTAAGCCCCCATAGAACCATAGCTTTATTTAATTGATAATCTCCAATACATGCAGCGCAGCCATTATCACATGTACATCCGCCTACCATCTTGATTGCATTTTCAATAATCTTTGCAGTTAAATCAAATACTTTCTCAGAATAGCCAAGTCCACCTACGTATTTATCATAAATAAACATATAAACTTCGCTATCATAATTTTGACTTATTTCTATTGCATTGTTAGACATTACAACACCTATGTCTTCTTGTTCTGTCATTGTAGCCATCATTGCTGCATTTTTAATTGCATAACATATACCTTCAAAATGATTATTTCTTATAAAGTTTCCATTTTGACTTTCTTGAAGGAGCCTTCTATATACAGTAACAACATTGTCAGGAATCTTTATCCAAGTGCTTTCTGTATCATAATCCTTTGATAATGGCTTTTCTAACTGTTCAAAGCCTAAATTCTGATGATTATGGAATTGCAGCTTTTTATACATATAAACTATCTCATCAACATTTACATCTCCAAAAGTCACTTTAGTACGCTCATATTCCATA from the Clostridium beijerinckii genome contains:
- a CDS encoding ATP-dependent helicase, whose amino-acid sequence is MHYEKELERLNEYQREAVLDESDACVVNANVGSGKTTVLISKIVYLHYAKNISYKDMIVLTFTNKAANEIKERLMASDESIKSEELEGFGTFHSVALNLLKEVLPIEKIRYEKDFLVIEPDEELDIALQIIQEEKLKIKYKNRLKKRLEQAMVIEKEEEKISPYDDDIFKLVELLKEEKIKQNKMSFSDILQNANLLLGEHKIEPKWIIIDEVQDSDKIQLDFIDKLKGENTKLFAVGDPNQVIYSWRGSSLNVVYTLKHKYNAKELSLPINYRSSNAILEAARCFQQNGSRLMGARETENKIIVKNHYNPFNEACYLADKIKEIHKSGVPYKEIAIFYRLQNQSQVFEDVFLKNDIPFEVSMKKTISDSPVLNWIIKLFRFCVNPNDFSSAIYVLSNKEYGEKMTEKTARKIVKEQNIIKSELLEKMHEFISKCSEIKMAEEIYNYFEFDKYIKPTSATYIDDKEAINALLDIIIEYVKEKQIPFLDGLREFINSSALYGVNILKKDINSDIDSVKLMTLHASKGLEFSYVFITGVNYGLIPLHTRDMEEEEEQRLFFVGITRAKDYLELSYYTNPDYQKAAPGESRYIHMIPEKLIQDDKVKNNNVNLQELKKQIQEAKAQGKKEEVSVTEEVELPVVEEINETTTKKVSHKKYGTGKVLKEDDMMIEVEFENYGVKEFVKAFSELEFL